A portion of the Manduca sexta isolate Smith_Timp_Sample1 chromosome 20, JHU_Msex_v1.0, whole genome shotgun sequence genome contains these proteins:
- the LOC115449099 gene encoding uncharacterized protein LOC115449099, with the protein MEVIEDGNIMDRIPILLQRDLEYYQKNQTVLSETVCRGVVGGRLDFPRNASFAAVKIVLWLEEEFSIAFKQGSGMFVGTEEDEKTEGGVAKTSDPDKFVQLAIKSSDSLLEHLHMLVQEALDHADLPVLTAALGAAALLKNSLYCYVQHVEDMGNHERHSLLQACYKRYVTMAEAVGERVLDLHNRVLSLYILQDSGGRPIDGQTRCAHAAGTPSIQGWWLYMNGSRKDLWDTVPPRMAQRIFAGMLNETLTILTVRYCQTITTETTTPLLLNDIVNVLQCVAQLLPSICTNGSDLAGLDVSHQTRDVRDVHSKCNELFKCLVYRGAELHFVHQAFTEADQDANTKKESPYPWYTFVSPKLFDNPFDDASVRSSQDLPTKTALGLELIVLLAQPQPSWALVVKVLMMRDCHLIRMLLIRALRYMSVDNHRWAADGLWYSMDTNKCGGFLCTVDGFCKFKGDSDGGQELARAAGALTYVLASIGSKAEFKSTLCYALEISGRDWAACLDKRQVWCDRRPPWLAGLLAMVGSALQFIPPILVNALQSGASMYQTMSLCLTCMLRTMDCIPRAFINACTIIESSLPTHVNPVGGSVLIQMLVIITYEEIQKFAKLEAAKEALAASSINGEPHGTTPKSKSKTKHVRIVGFGQTTSSSSMEGSSACAVCAGEALTALDEDHKHTRLLQLLATTATTSRPTQDLGLADYPEFAELFQEGDVPGANAERASDAAALTSQILMTAPGRDSLRVIYTHLQLHSEWIYKELGIQESCDVDIPLNRAPLLYIMFHIGRQPFDQYLRGEWPMPWSKLVSAAKSWSGAEGARAHVNKRVDVRQAKALNKYNKHLSELCAVFKAKNDAIL; encoded by the exons atggaagtTATTGAAGATGGCAATATTATGGATCGCATTCCGATTCTGCTGCAAAGAGATTTGGAATACTATCAG aAAAACCAAACAGTGCTATCGGAGACAGTGTGCCGTGGTGTGGTTGGTGGTAGACTTGATTTCCCCAGAAATGCTTCATTTGCAGCTGTCAAAATAGTTCTGTGGCTTGAAGAGGAATTTTCCATAGcttttaa acaaGGCTCAGGAATGTTTGTGGGTACTGAAGAAGATGAGAAGACTGAAGGGGGAGTGGCAAAGACCTCAGATCCTGATAAATTTGTGCAACTGGCTATCAAATCTAGTGACTCCTTATTAG AACACCTCCACATGTTAGTGCAAGAGGCACTGGATCATGCTGACCTGCCGGTACTGACGGCTGCGTTAGGTGCCGCTGCGTTATTGAAAAACAGCCTTTATTGCTACGTGCAGCATGTTGAAGACATGGGCAACCACGAGCGGCACTCTTTGTTGCAG gcATGTTACAAACGCTACGTGACAATGGCGGAGGCTGTAGGTGAGCGAGTATTGGACTTGCACAACCGCGTGCTGTCTCTATACATACTGCAAGACTCGGGCGGACGGCCGATCGACGGGCAGACGCGCTGCGCACACGCCGCCGGCACGCCCTCTATACAAGGATGGTGGCTGTATATGAACG GCAGCAGGAAAGACTTGTGGGACACAGTGCCACCAAGAATGGCTCAAAGAATATTCGCTGGTATGCTTAACGAAACACTCACAATCTTGACTGTAAGATATTGCCAG ACAATAACAACAGAAACAACTACACCTCTCCTTCTGAATGATATAGTAAACGTGCTACAGTGTGTGGCTCAACTGCTACCTTCCATCTGCACCAATGGGTCAGACTTGGCTGGTCTTGATGTCTCACACCAAACTAGGGATGTGAGGGATGTTCACTCTAAATGCAATGAGTTGTTCAAATGTCTTGTGTATAGGGGTGCTGAACTGCATTTTGTACATCAG GCATTTACCGAAGCTGACCAAGATGCTAATACTAAAAAAGAAAGTCCATACCCTTGGTACACCTTTGTCAGTCCTAAACTCTTTGACAATCCATTTGATGATGCATCAGTACGGAGTTCTCAAGATCTGCCAACTAAAACAGCTTTGGGATTAGAGTTGATTGTGCTATTGGCTCAACCGCAACCGTCATGGGCTTTGGTTGTTAAG GTTCTAATGATGCGAGACTGCCATCTCATCAGGATGCTGTTAATCCGTGCTCTCCGGTACATGAGTGTAGACAACCACCGCTGGGCTGCAGATGGGCTGTGGTACAGCATGGATACCAACAAATGTGGCGGGTTTCTGTGTACAGTTGATGGTTTCTGTAAGTTTAAGGGGGACTCTGATG GTGGTCAAGAGTTAGCGAGGGCAGCTGGAGCCCTCACTTACGTTCTAGCTAGTATCGGAAGTAAGGCTGAGTTCAAGTCCACTCTCTGCTATGCCCTTGAAATATCTGGGAGAGATTGGGCCGCTTGCTTGGATAAACGTCAG GTGTGGTGTGACCGTCGACCTCCGTGGTTGGCGGGGCTGTTGGCCATGGTTGGATCTGCATTGCAATTTATACCGCCAATATTGGTCAATGCTTTACAAAGTGGAGCTTCTATGTATCAG aCAATGTCTCTCTGTCTCACATGCATGCTCCGTACCATGGACTGCATACCGCGCGCCTTCATCAACGCTTGCACTATAATAGAAAGCTCTCTGCCTACCCACGTGAATCCGGTGGGAGGCTCTGTATTGATACAGATGCTGGTCATCATCACCTATGAAGAGATACAGAAGTTTGCGAAGCTGGAAGCCGCTAAGGAGGCTTTAG CTGCATCATCTATTAATGGTGAACCGCATGGCACTACACCGAAATCAAAGTCGAAGACCAAACACGTGCGGATTGTCGGTTTTGGACAAACTA CTAGCAGCTCTAGCATGGAGGGTAGCAGCGCATGCGCAGTGTGTGCGGGCGAGGCCCTCACGGCGCTGGACGAGGACCACAAGCACACGCGTCTGCTGCAGCTCCTCGCCACCACCGCCACCACCAGCCGCCCCACGCAGGACCTGGGGCTGGCCGACTACCCTGAGTTCGCTGAGCTGTTTCAAgag GGTGACGTTCCGGGAGCTAACGCAGAGAGAGCGAGTGACGCCGCGGCGCTGACTAGTCAAATCCTCATGACGGCACCGGGAAGGGATAGTCTGCGT GTTATATACACTCATCTACAACTCCATTCAGAATGGATTTACAAAGAGCTGGGGATACAAGAGAGCTGTGACGTCGACATACCGTTGAACAGAGCACCATTATTATACATCATGTTCCATATCGGACGACAGCCTTTTGATCAG TATCTTCGGGGCGAATGGCCGATGCCGTGGAGTAAGTTAGTGTCAGCGGCCAAGTCCTGGAGCGGCGCAGAgggtgcgcgtgcgcatgtcAACAAACGGGTCGACGTACGCCAAGCCAAAGCactgaataaatataacaaacactTGTCCGAACTGTGTGCTGTCTTCAAGGCTAAGAATGATGCAATTTTGTAg
- the LOC115449100 gene encoding frataxin homolog, mitochondrial, which yields MLRNILRTSRWLARRQINSFTPIALRQFAFSEISKPTTSVLPIARSFSSTPQSSEHVDPAVFEEICSETLESLCDYFEELVEAAPNLKGADVTYSDGVLTVALNSHGTYVINRQTPNKQIWLSSPVSGPKRYDLVLKDGGYWVYKHDGVALHKLLQEEIEKIVTIKVDFAKCSHSLV from the exons ATGCTAAGGAATATCTTGCGTACCAGCCGGTGGCTGGCGCGGCGACAGATCAATAGTTTTACTCCAATAGCTCTGCGCCAATTTGCCTTCAGTGAAATTTCAAAACCAACTACCAGTGTTTTGCCTATTGCTAGAAGTTTTTCCTCCACTCCCCAGTCTTCTGAACACGTTGATCCGGCGGTTTTCGAAGAAATCTGCAGTGAGACGTTAGAATCTCTTTGTGATTATTTTGAAGAATTGGTCGAAGCGGCGCCCAATTTAAAAGGGGCTGACGTAACATACAGT GATGGTGTGTTAACAGTAGCCCTGAATTCACACGGAACATACGTAATCAATCGACAAACCCCTAACAAACAGATCTGGCTTAGTTCCCCTGTATCCGGACCAAAACGGTACGACTTAGTACTTAAAGACGGAGGCTATTGGGTCTACAAACACGACGGAGTGGCCCTGCACAAACTATTGCAAGAGGAAATTGAAAAAATCGTAACAATCAAAGTAGATTTTGCCAAGTGCTCACATAGCTTAgtgtaa